A portion of the Cellulophaga algicola DSM 14237 genome contains these proteins:
- a CDS encoding threonine aldolase family protein, producing MKINLISDTVTKPTPGMLKAMFAAEVGDDVFKEDPSVNALEKKVAELFHKDVALFFPSGTMANQAAIKLHTQPADQLICDKYAHVYNYEGGGISFNSGVSCKLVDGERGMMTAKQVEEAINPPDFYHSPLTTLVSIENTTNKGGGACWDFEELKKIQTVCKSNRLGYHLDGARLWNAMLAKNETPQQYGELFDTISVCFSKGLGCPVGSVLVGNKEIMQKAIRVRKILGGGMRQAGYLAAAASYALEHHVDRLAEDHNKAQEIGKVLRQLLFIKKVEPIETNIIIFEINETLVSTENFLEKLAANNVFIIGMGQGKLRIVTHLDYTDEMHVAFLSILKKI from the coding sequence ATGAAAATAAATTTAATTAGTGATACAGTAACAAAGCCAACTCCAGGAATGCTAAAAGCGATGTTTGCAGCAGAGGTGGGAGATGATGTATTTAAAGAAGACCCATCGGTAAACGCTTTAGAGAAAAAAGTAGCAGAGTTGTTTCATAAAGACGTTGCGTTATTTTTTCCTAGCGGAACTATGGCGAACCAAGCAGCTATAAAATTACATACGCAACCAGCAGATCAATTAATCTGTGATAAATATGCTCATGTTTATAATTATGAAGGAGGCGGAATAAGTTTTAATAGTGGTGTTTCTTGCAAATTAGTGGATGGAGAAAGAGGAATGATGACAGCCAAACAGGTTGAAGAAGCTATAAACCCACCAGATTTTTACCACAGTCCTTTAACCACTTTAGTAAGTATAGAGAATACTACCAATAAAGGGGGTGGCGCTTGTTGGGATTTTGAAGAGCTTAAAAAAATACAAACGGTTTGTAAGTCAAATCGTTTAGGATACCATTTAGATGGCGCACGCTTATGGAACGCTATGCTGGCTAAAAATGAAACACCACAACAATACGGTGAGCTCTTTGACACCATAAGTGTTTGCTTCAGTAAAGGGCTTGGTTGTCCTGTAGGTTCTGTATTAGTAGGAAACAAAGAAATAATGCAAAAAGCAATCCGGGTTCGTAAGATTTTGGGAGGAGGTATGCGTCAGGCTGGATATTTGGCAGCGGCTGCATCGTATGCTTTAGAGCATCATGTAGATAGATTGGCTGAAGATCATAATAAAGCCCAAGAAATCGGGAAGGTATTGCGGCAACTACTATTTATCAAGAAGGTAGAACCTATTGAAACCAATATTATTATATTTGAAATTAACGAAACACTAGTAAGTACAGAAAATTTCTTAGAAAAATTGGCAGCAAATAATGTATTTATAATAGGTATGGGCCAAGGTAAATTAAGAATCGTAACCCATTTAGATTATACAGATGAAATGCATGTGGCATTTTTATCCATCTTAAAAAAAATATAG
- a CDS encoding YegP family protein: MIKYFTDKSGNHAFKLESTNGNTLLESIPYTNKNDLEQVAATLNILVTKPLLFERKTNYKGEFLFMLKDDQGKVVGNSILYTSEAGMENGIKNLRNIVAPNTTSKP, from the coding sequence ATGATTAAATATTTCACCGATAAATCTGGTAATCACGCGTTTAAATTGGAAAGTACTAATGGGAATACGCTACTAGAAAGTATTCCCTACACTAACAAGAATGATTTAGAGCAGGTTGCAGCAACCTTAAATATATTAGTTACCAAACCATTGTTATTTGAACGAAAGACAAACTATAAAGGCGAGTTTTTATTTATGCTAAAGGATGACCAAGGCAAAGTTGTAGGAAATTCTATATTATACACCTCAGAGGCCGGAATGGAAAATGGTATTAAGAACCTTAGAAACATCGTAGCCCCTAATACCACTTCAAAACCGTAA
- a CDS encoding OmpA family protein, translated as MRKILFLLSVFTASFSMAQDLPSNPEPGKCYVRCTTPDVYVNETVTITLKPAYSVLKTVPATFKTVTENVEIKSSGKKLTVVPEKWGTETISYTSKQGGNTLSISPASFTTGSETIEIKPAYAQWELGAAAPDCSSGNPDDCRYWCYKGYPAEFTTVSTTVLSTPASVSKTPIGSKDASYTKRVLLEQAKVIEEIIPAEYKNITKTIIDKDAYTVEETIPAVTKTVSKEVLKEKGGLTSWKEVECSLVEYQALPINWNSGSATLTSEAKSIIDNRLMPVLAQNPGVKVELASHTDSQGASSSNQDLSERRAKAVADYLISKGVNSSLLVANGYGETKLLNRCKDGVSCTAREHAANRRTQFRLINN; from the coding sequence ATGAGAAAAATTTTATTTTTATTGTCAGTTTTTACTGCATCTTTTTCGATGGCACAAGATTTACCTTCTAATCCAGAACCAGGTAAATGTTATGTACGTTGTACAACACCAGATGTTTACGTAAATGAAACGGTGACAATTACATTAAAGCCTGCTTATTCAGTTTTAAAAACTGTTCCAGCAACTTTTAAAACTGTAACAGAAAACGTAGAGATTAAATCCTCTGGAAAAAAATTAACGGTTGTTCCTGAAAAATGGGGTACAGAAACAATCAGTTATACTTCTAAGCAAGGTGGTAATACCTTAAGTATTTCTCCTGCATCTTTTACAACAGGATCTGAAACAATTGAAATTAAGCCAGCTTACGCACAATGGGAACTTGGTGCTGCTGCTCCTGATTGTTCTTCTGGTAATCCTGATGATTGTAGATATTGGTGTTACAAAGGATATCCTGCAGAATTTACTACGGTATCTACTACAGTATTGTCTACACCTGCCAGTGTTAGTAAAACACCAATAGGATCAAAAGATGCTAGCTATACTAAAAGAGTTCTTTTAGAGCAAGCAAAAGTAATTGAAGAAATTATTCCTGCGGAATATAAAAACATTACGAAAACAATTATTGATAAAGATGCTTATACCGTAGAAGAAACTATTCCTGCAGTAACAAAAACTGTTTCTAAAGAAGTTTTAAAGGAAAAAGGTGGTTTAACAAGCTGGAAAGAAGTTGAATGTTCTTTAGTAGAATACCAAGCTTTACCAATAAACTGGAATTCTGGAAGCGCTACTTTAACTTCTGAAGCTAAAAGTATTATAGATAACAGATTAATGCCTGTATTAGCTCAAAATCCTGGAGTTAAAGTTGAATTAGCTTCTCATACAGATTCTCAAGGAGCTTCTTCTTCTAATCAAGATCTTTCTGAAAGAAGAGCAAAAGCTGTTGCAGATTACCTTATCTCTAAAGGAGTTAATTCAAGTCTTTTAGTTGCTAATGGATACGGCGAAACTAAATTATTAAATAGATGTAAAGATGGTGTTTCTTGTACTGCAAGAGAGCACGCTGCAAACAGAAGAACTCAGTTTAGATTAATCAATAACTAA
- a CDS encoding thioredoxin family protein, translating into MKKLLIALLFPVLLCAQGDLKEKKTNWLTDYKTAVKKAEKEDKNILVFFTGSDWCPPCIALKKDFFETPSFDEYAKEYILLYVDIPRNRDLLSADQLAQNKELASKYNKRGSVPMLKVINENGKELGAMSGYSMNGEIQYHTKFLDKYYK; encoded by the coding sequence ATGAAGAAGTTACTGATTGCGCTTTTATTCCCTGTACTACTTTGTGCTCAAGGGGATTTAAAAGAGAAAAAAACAAATTGGCTTACAGATTACAAAACGGCTGTTAAAAAAGCAGAAAAAGAAGATAAAAATATACTTGTCTTTTTTACAGGTAGTGATTGGTGCCCACCATGTATCGCCTTGAAGAAAGACTTTTTTGAAACTCCTTCTTTTGATGAATATGCTAAAGAATATATTTTATTATATGTAGATATCCCTAGAAATAGAGATTTATTGAGTGCAGATCAATTAGCCCAAAATAAAGAATTAGCCTCTAAATATAACAAAAGAGGAAGTGTTCCTATGCTAAAGGTTATTAATGAAAACGGAAAGGAATTAGGCGCTATGTCAGGATATAGCATGAATGGTGAAATACAGTACCACACTAAATTTTTAGATAAATACTATAAATAA
- a CDS encoding YbaB/EbfC family nucleoid-associated protein, with translation MFGDMMGMMGKLKETQEKIKVAKERMHTILVDEKSSDGKLKVTLNANRVIKEISIDDELLADKEQLEDYLILVLNKAIEKATNVNEAELSAVAKDGMPNIPGMDSLFK, from the coding sequence ATGTTTGGAGATATGATGGGCATGATGGGTAAGCTAAAAGAAACCCAAGAAAAAATTAAAGTGGCCAAAGAAAGAATGCATACTATACTAGTAGATGAAAAATCTTCTGATGGAAAACTTAAGGTTACCTTAAATGCGAATAGGGTTATTAAAGAAATTTCTATTGATGACGAATTATTAGCCGACAAGGAACAACTGGAAGATTACCTTATACTAGTACTAAATAAAGCTATTGAAAAAGCTACCAATGTAAATGAAGCAGAACTTTCTGCCGTTGCGAAAGACGGAATGCCCAATATTCCTGGAATGGATTCGTTATTTAAATAA